A genomic window from Fibrobacterota bacterium includes:
- the rplK gene encoding 50S ribosomal protein L11, whose product MAKKITGYIKLQIPAGAANPSPPVGPALGQKGVNIMEFCKQFNARTQDQKGMIIPIVITVFADRSFTFITKTPPVPVLLKKAAGIESGSGEPNRKKVGKVTQAQVLEIAKIKMPDLNTLSIESAASQVRGTAVSMGLTVEG is encoded by the coding sequence TTGGCCAAGAAAATCACCGGCTACATCAAGCTCCAGATTCCCGCAGGGGCCGCGAATCCATCGCCTCCCGTGGGCCCAGCCCTCGGTCAAAAGGGCGTCAACATCATGGAGTTCTGCAAGCAGTTCAATGCTCGCACGCAGGACCAGAAGGGGATGATCATCCCCATCGTGATCACGGTCTTCGCAGACCGCTCGTTCACGTTCATCACCAAGACCCCCCCGGTGCCGGTCCTTCTGAAGAAGGCCGCTGGCATCGAGAGCGGTTCGGGTGAGCCCAACCGTAAGAAGGTCGGCAAGGTGACCCAGGCGCAAGTCCTGGAAATCGCCAAGATCAAGATGCCCGACCTTAACACACTTTCCATCGAATCTGCGGCCTCGCAGGTTCGTGGAACCGCCGTGAGCATGGGTCTCACGGTCGAAGGATAA
- the rplL gene encoding 50S ribosomal protein L7/L12 has translation MSDTKTYAAEIVDLGEKIINLSLAQARALSEYLKEVHGLEAAAGGVMMAAAPAAAAGPAEEEKTEFDVVLTEAGANKIGVIKVVRELTGLGLKEAKDLVDGAPKNVKDGVAKADAESMKKKLEEAGAKVTLK, from the coding sequence ATGTCCGACACCAAGACCTACGCTGCTGAAATCGTCGACCTCGGCGAAAAGATCATCAACCTCTCGCTGGCCCAGGCCCGCGCCCTCTCCGAATACCTGAAGGAAGTTCACGGTCTCGAAGCTGCCGCTGGCGGCGTCATGATGGCCGCTGCTCCTGCCGCCGCCGCTGGCCCTGCCGAAGAAGAAAAGACCGAGTTCGACGTCGTTCTGACCGAAGCCGGCGCCAACAAGATCGGCGTCATCAAGGTCGTTCGCGAACTGACCGGCCTGGGACTCAAGGAAGCCAAGGACCTCGTTGACGGAGCTCCCAAGAACGTCAAGGACGGCGTGGCCAAGGCCGATGCCGAGTCGATGAAGAAGAAGTTGGAAGAGGCTGGAGCCAAAGTCACCTTGAAGTAA
- a CDS encoding 50S ribosomal protein L10 → MISLDKKKQTTDSLDKALSDAGSVFLVDFGRIVVGHDVELRKALNKQGIFYRVAKNTLIRRALNKAGITALDNTLKLPSAILVGSKDDPIAPARAIVEFQKAHAGFLASKITWLDGDTFPGKAIADVAKLPGKRELQAQVVQLFLSPGSTLVGLIKGPGSKIAGQLEALVKRLDEAA, encoded by the coding sequence GTGATTAGCCTCGACAAAAAGAAGCAGACTACCGACTCCCTGGACAAGGCTTTGTCCGACGCGGGTTCGGTGTTCCTCGTCGACTTCGGCCGCATTGTGGTCGGACACGACGTTGAGCTCCGCAAGGCGCTGAACAAGCAGGGAATCTTCTACCGCGTTGCGAAGAACACGCTGATCCGTCGCGCCTTGAACAAGGCCGGGATCACTGCTCTGGACAACACGCTGAAGCTCCCATCCGCCATCTTGGTGGGTTCCAAGGACGACCCCATCGCCCCAGCTCGTGCGATCGTCGAGTTTCAGAAAGCCCACGCGGGTTTCCTGGCCTCCAAGATCACCTGGCTCGATGGCGATACGTTCCCTGGAAAAGCGATCGCCGACGTGGCGAAGCTTCCTGGCAAGCGGGAACTGCAGGCCCAAGTGGTCCAGTTGTTCCTCAGCCCAGGCTCCACACTGGTCGGTCTCATCAAGGGACCTGGCTCCAAGATTGCCGGACAGCTCGAGGCTCTTGTAAAGCGCCTCGACGAAGCTGCCTAA
- the secE gene encoding preprotein translocase subunit SecE: MRKLYQYFLEVVAEGKKVTWPPRKELVDSTWIVMGFSVMCGLLITFVDVFVGYLVEYLLKGGA; this comes from the coding sequence GTGCGCAAGTTGTACCAATACTTCCTTGAAGTCGTCGCGGAAGGGAAGAAGGTCACCTGGCCTCCTCGCAAGGAGCTCGTGGACAGCACTTGGATCGTGATGGGATTCAGCGTCATGTGTGGTCTCCTGATCACCTTCGTCGACGTTTTTGTCGGTTACCTTGTTGAGTACCTGCTGAAGGGCGGCGCATGA
- the tuf gene encoding elongation factor Tu, giving the protein MAKEKFERSKPHMNVGTIGHVDHGKTTLTAAITTVAARLFGGQARGYDQIDNAPEEKARGITINTSHVEYSSEARHYAHVDCPGHADYVKNMITGAAQMDGAILVVAATDGPMPQTREHILLARQVGVPAIVVYMNKCDMVDDAELLDLVEMEVRELLSKYGFPGDDTPIIRGSALKSLEGEKSAYGEDSIKALLTAVDTFIPMPARAIDKTFLMSIEDVFSITGRGTVGTGRIEQGVVKIQEEVERVGLSEDTKKFVVTGVEMFRKLLDRGEAGDNVGILLRGCEKSDIERGQVLAKPGTIKPHTAFKAEIYVLSKEEGGRHTPFFKGYRPQFYFRTTDVTGSIELPEGVEMVMPGDTISISGELITPVAMDKGLKFAIREGGRTIGAGTVTEIIK; this is encoded by the coding sequence ATGGCAAAAGAAAAGTTCGAACGTAGCAAGCCGCACATGAACGTCGGCACCATCGGTCACGTGGACCATGGCAAGACCACGCTCACCGCAGCGATCACCACCGTCGCGGCTCGTCTGTTCGGCGGCCAGGCTCGCGGCTACGACCAGATCGACAACGCTCCCGAAGAGAAGGCTCGTGGAATCACGATCAACACTTCTCACGTGGAATACTCGTCGGAAGCTCGTCACTATGCTCACGTGGACTGCCCAGGACACGCTGACTACGTGAAGAACATGATCACCGGCGCGGCCCAAATGGACGGCGCGATCCTGGTGGTTGCCGCCACCGACGGCCCGATGCCCCAGACCCGTGAGCACATCCTGCTCGCCCGTCAGGTCGGCGTTCCGGCCATCGTGGTGTACATGAACAAGTGCGACATGGTGGACGACGCCGAACTCCTCGACCTGGTCGAAATGGAAGTTCGCGAGTTGCTCTCCAAGTACGGCTTCCCCGGCGACGACACTCCGATCATTCGTGGTTCGGCTCTGAAGTCCTTGGAAGGCGAAAAGTCCGCTTACGGCGAAGACTCCATCAAGGCTCTTCTGACCGCCGTGGACACCTTCATTCCGATGCCGGCTCGCGCCATCGACAAGACCTTCCTGATGTCCATCGAAGACGTCTTCTCGATCACCGGTCGCGGTACTGTCGGTACCGGCCGTATCGAGCAGGGTGTCGTGAAGATCCAGGAAGAAGTCGAACGCGTTGGTCTGTCGGAAGACACCAAGAAGTTCGTCGTCACCGGCGTGGAAATGTTCCGCAAGTTGTTGGATCGCGGCGAAGCCGGCGACAACGTGGGCATCTTGCTTCGCGGTTGCGAAAAGTCCGACATCGAGCGTGGTCAAGTTTTGGCCAAGCCCGGTACCATCAAGCCTCACACCGCCTTCAAAGCCGAGATCTACGTGCTTTCGAAGGAAGAGGGCGGACGTCACACTCCGTTCTTCAAGGGCTACCGTCCTCAGTTCTACTTCCGGACCACCGACGTGACCGGATCGATCGAGCTGCCCGAGGGCGTTGAAATGGTGATGCCCGGCGACACCATCTCCATCTCCGGCGAGCTCATCACTCCCGTGGCGATGGACAAGGGCCTGAAGTTCGCCATCCGCGAGGGTGGACGTACCATCGGCGCCGGCACCGTCACCGAGATCATCAAGTAA
- a CDS encoding 50S ribosomal protein L1: MKHGKKYREAAEKASVRTEWALLEAIKFLKDNRVAKFDETVEVAMNLGVDPKHSDQMVRGTVVLPKGTGKTVRVLVFAKGEKAQEAQAAGADHVGAEELVEKIQGGWMDFDVVVATPDTMTIVGKLARLLGPRGLMPSPKTGTVGVNVKEILAELKAGKITYRVDKGANVQALVGKISFGAEALEENVLALIRSVVRAKPQTSKGTYVKSITISSTMSPGLPIELSVARG; the protein is encoded by the coding sequence ATGAAGCATGGCAAGAAGTATCGGGAGGCCGCAGAAAAAGCGTCCGTTCGCACCGAGTGGGCCCTTCTGGAAGCGATCAAGTTTCTGAAGGACAACCGCGTGGCCAAGTTCGACGAAACCGTTGAAGTCGCGATGAACTTGGGAGTCGATCCCAAGCATTCCGACCAGATGGTTCGTGGAACGGTCGTTCTGCCCAAGGGGACCGGCAAGACGGTCCGCGTGCTCGTGTTCGCCAAGGGTGAAAAAGCCCAGGAAGCGCAAGCCGCGGGAGCCGATCATGTCGGTGCCGAAGAACTCGTGGAAAAGATCCAGGGCGGCTGGATGGACTTCGACGTCGTGGTGGCCACTCCGGACACCATGACCATCGTTGGCAAGCTCGCTCGTTTGCTGGGTCCACGTGGTCTCATGCCCTCTCCCAAAACGGGAACGGTGGGCGTCAACGTCAAGGAGATCCTCGCCGAGCTCAAGGCCGGTAAGATCACCTATCGCGTGGACAAGGGCGCCAACGTTCAGGCATTGGTTGGAAAGATCTCCTTCGGAGCTGAAGCTTTGGAAGAGAACGTTCTGGCTCTCATTCGCTCGGTGGTTCGGGCCAAGCCCCAGACCTCCAAGGGAACCTACGTCAAGAGCATCACCATTTCGTCCACCATGAGCCCCGGTCTTCCGATCGAGCTCTCCGTGGCTCGCGGTTGA
- the nusG gene encoding transcription termination/antitermination factor NusG, which yields MNWYVLHTYSGQENKVKAYIEELIERQGFQGIIGQVLLPSQEVVQVRHGKKIRQSRKDFPSYVILEMDMTKDAQHAVLSIPGVTHFVGVGQKAQPLRKAEVDRILGRTGHDRGELDGHAVQIPFKVGDAVRINEGPFKDFDGTVEDVSPDKGKLKVLVSVFGRSTPVELDFRQVSEV from the coding sequence ATGAACTGGTATGTCTTGCACACCTATTCTGGCCAGGAAAACAAGGTCAAGGCCTACATCGAAGAATTGATCGAGCGTCAGGGCTTCCAGGGCATCATCGGGCAGGTGCTCCTGCCTTCCCAGGAAGTGGTCCAAGTTCGACATGGCAAGAAGATCCGCCAGTCGCGCAAGGACTTCCCCAGCTACGTGATTCTCGAAATGGACATGACCAAGGATGCGCAGCATGCCGTGCTGTCCATTCCTGGTGTCACTCACTTCGTCGGGGTCGGCCAAAAGGCCCAACCTCTGCGGAAAGCGGAAGTGGATCGCATTCTGGGACGCACCGGTCATGACCGCGGCGAACTGGATGGACACGCGGTTCAAATCCCGTTCAAGGTTGGCGATGCGGTCCGGATCAACGAAGGCCCCTTCAAGGACTTCGATGGCACGGTCGAGGATGTCAGCCCGGACAAGGGCAAGCTCAAGGTGCTGGTCAGCGTCTTCGGACGGTCCACTCCGGTCGAGCTGGACTTCCGCCAAGTGAGTGAAGTTTAA